One genomic region from Portunus trituberculatus isolate SZX2019 chromosome 3, ASM1759143v1, whole genome shotgun sequence encodes:
- the LOC123509701 gene encoding uncharacterized protein LOC123509701 → MLLFFLPFFSSFLPAFPLLFTTHYPSLPRSRRSLPSLCPPRLPFTVTYVTNISINQNFTFVASYPCMLIMERYPFGKYECNLTLTFEEKDLHWSEENYQTIKYSGDHDLLDYRLEKITLYAKKEELTITLHLIGQPEYHLISSFLPSTLMLIICYSSFYFPIVDFNGRMHVSLTSLVVLLAFFSQATNSYVKTPYYKLIDVWYVLLVWLCCLVVIANGIVNSLRVQRVKTHTELTKKVLRAKKFNIGCMIVMPILFGLIVFVFVLFAMHAI, encoded by the coding sequence atgctgctcttcttccttccattcttttcctcttttctccctgcCTTTCCGCTCCTCTTCACCACACACTATCCCTCACTGCCACGCTCACGGCGCTCCCTGCCTTCACTCTGTCCGCCACGCCTTCCATTCACAGTTACGTACGTGACAAATATTTCCATCAATCAGAACTTTACCTTCGTGGCCTCGTACCCTTGCATGCTGATTATGGAGAGGTACCCATTCGGCAAGTACGAGTGTAACCTCACCTTGACATTCGAGGAAAAAGACCTTCATTGGAGCGAAGAGAACTACCAAACTATTAAATACTCCGGCGACCACGACCTCCTGGACTACAGACTGGAGAAGATAACCTTGTATGCCAAGAAGGAAGAGTTGACTATCACGCTGCACCTGATTGGCCAGCCCGAGTACCATCTAATCAGCAGCTTCCTCCCTAGTACCCTCATGCTCATCATCTGTTATTCCTCGTTCTACTTCCCCATCGTGGATTTTAACGGAAGAATGCACGTCTCGCTAACATCTCTCGTGGTTCTTCTGGCTTTCTTCTCCCAGGCAACGAATTCCTACGTGAAGACACCTTATTATAAACTCATCGACGTGTGGTATGTGCTGCTCGTCTGGCTGTGCTGCCTGGTGGTCATCGCTAACGGCATTGTCAATTCTCTGAGGGTGCAGCGCGTCAAGACACACACCGAGCTGACCAAGAAAGTGTTGAGGGCGAAAAAGTTCAACATCGGATGCATGATTGTTATGCCTATCTTGTTTGGACTtatagtgtttgtgtttgtgctgtTTGCCATGCACGCtatctga
- the LOC123509538 gene encoding uncharacterized protein LOC123509538: MLCVGFTAARDTDAPTPTPEEAHSPLKTLEVWQVWASLQGVPLEVPQSVHSFKDRPSINLNFICIGNSEHHNNSFTGFVTGFTLKEGEGDLTPDNCSLLLEENLLKMPLANNWRHNSFVIALEENLQDPCNTTVLTLVLHEAWDHDKAQLWCRSLGGHLPTQEEAAASDLVNFNCTSEEYLSWTSDASEREDGPAANCPVLLANGSMEQRECLSELRCSFCLVPNGLSYTLFGDQTDFDRHYNLRAWQNGSFFFHGKTSNITLGAAGWTLQSRLHRRHLHLNGNVGVMGRHTWRSQNQAHATYKLTFTVCNALQFSTNDGVCLRRSERCDGLFQGPDKSGEEGCGRRRHLGRNEHYSPDTRPRHVTNSTLYNNSRVWLVHKMKAEKDTATVEITTVLQWMDDRLKFIDPRKHANKFPCHLIWTPDIAISAGDTDGPAVYPTTNNTVCYFNWPFDSPQKLEMDDPFMGEPWAVGWGGGGQS, encoded by the exons ATGCTGTGCGTGGGCTTCACTGCCGCCCGTGACACTGAcgcgcccacgcccacgcccgagGAAGCGCACTCACCACTAAAAACTTTGGAG GTGTGGCAAGTGTGGGCGTCCCTGCAGGGCGTTCCCCTGGAGGTGCCCCAAAGTGTCCACAGCTTCAAAGACCGGCCTTCGATAAACTTGAACTTCATATGCATTGGCAACAGTGAGCACCATAACAACTCCTTCACGGGCTTCGTCACGGGCTTCACGCtgaaagagggggagggggatctGACCCCCGACAACTGCAGCCTGCTGCTGGAGGAAAACCTGCTAAAGATGCCGCTCGCTAACAACTGGCGACACAACAGTTTTGTCATCGCCTTGGAGGAGAACCTGCAGGACCCTTGTAACACGACCGTGCTCACGCTGGTGCTGCACGAGGCCTGGGACCATGACAAGGCGCAGCTCTGGTGTCGTAGCCTGGGCGGCCACCTCCCCACGCAGGAGGAGGCCGCCGCCTCGGACCTGGTGAACTTCAACTGCACCTCTGAGGAATACCTGTCGTGGACGAGCGACGCCAGCGAGAGGGAGGATGGTCCTGCCGCCAACTGCCCAGTGCTTTTGGCGAACGGCAGCATGGAGCAGCGCGAATGCCTCAGCGAGCTGAGGTGCAGCTTTTGCCTGGTGCCCAACGGTTTATCCTACACGCTCTTCGGCGACCAAACAGACTTCGACCGCCACTACAACCTACGCGCGTGGCAAAACggctccttcttcttccacgGCAAGACCAGCAACATCACGCTCGGGGCGGCTGGCTGGACCCTGCAATCCAGGCTGCACCGCCGCCACCTGCACCTCAACGGCAACGTGGGCGTGATGGGGCGCCACACATGGCGTTCCCAGAACCAGGCTCACGCCACGTACAAGCTCACCTTCACGGTGTGCAACGCCTTGCAGTTCTCCACCAACGACGGCGTGTGTCTGAGGCGCAGCGAGCGCTGTGACGGGCTCTTCCAAGGCCCTGACAAGAGTGGCGAGGAGGGGTGCGGCAGGCGGCGCCACCTGGGCAGGAACGAGCACTATAGCCCCGACACCAGGCCACGCCACGTCACCAATTCCACCCTATACAACAATTCCAGAGTCTGGCTGGTGCACAAGATGAAAGCCGAGAAGGACACTGCCACCGTGGAGATTACCACGGTGCTGCAATGGATGGACGACAGGCTCAAGTTTATTGACCCCAGGAAACATGCTAACAAGTTCCCCTGCCACCTGATCTGGACACCAGACATCGCCATCTCCGCGGGGGACACCGACGGGCCCGCCGTGTAccccaccactaacaacaccgtCTGCTACTTCAACTGGCCCTTCGATTCACCACAGAAGCTCGAGATGGACGACCCTTTCATGGGTGAGCCTTGGGCGGTCgggtggggtgggggagggcagagctag